In Centroberyx gerrardi isolate f3 chromosome 20, fCenGer3.hap1.cur.20231027, whole genome shotgun sequence, a genomic segment contains:
- the LOC139918084 gene encoding chaperone Ric-8A isoform X1, with translation MCVGSMDLDVEGIIHCIRQGNDKGVQAQLQEFNKEYAQCFFFDAEERDRRKQKELEEFRKNKVREYADSDSDCDEYCQDRGLILRQNLAAVLVRFIRTGAKCRLLRVCLRTLRILSRDKKVLDPLVTDNALLTVAKLAGLTTSDAAEEPADLDSEFYDDIIASLAEAKVLHNIVEDEGEVDVDDHDEETSAVDEDAKSDISNTNSGDLDGSGGYGSHRASINDMYRGAIHHKVLQRGRRDRRESRMDVEEEEEEGELGDEAQRKEAMKVLCNVVYNSSWAQERFSALRLMCGLTERLSCSASCLSPSSGQFYELRLMFLITALRPELRVQLQQEGGVSILTAALESCLEVQWKDQYEVALDPAAPPISLEASQRTIEILKILFNITYSAHRQEPNEDDAALYRHLVAILRPCLMRQCLLVDDTDELQGHTVNLLSALPLQCLDVLLSVPVEPGSQQSQGVNMDCVNTLLLFMERRLDSGDKMKEKLTPVLNLLTESCRAHRETRQFIRKHILPPLRDVSLRPEEGSTVKSRLIRLMTHFDTDLKHCAADLIFVLCKENVSRFVKYTGYGNAAGLLATRGLLGGSSSGAQYSSDSDSDTEEYRQVKGLVNPVTGRVEAEQHDPMEGMTEEEKEEEAQRLIMLFNKLSRDDIIQPMTVDAEGKLVPMTGLRDTSLAEEGESGAESDAAAEEGELD, from the exons atgtgtgtaggaaGCATGGACTTGGACGTGGAGGGGATTATCCACTGCATCAGGCAGGGGAATGACAAAGGTGTTCAGGCACAGCTACAGGAGTTCAACAAAGag TACGCCCAATGCTTCTTCTTTGATGCAGAGGAGAGGGACCGAAGGAAA CAAAAAGAGCTAGAAGAG TTCAGGAAGAATAAAGTGAGGGAGTACGCCGATTCAGACTCCGACTGTGATGAGTACTGCCAGGATCGTGGCCTCATCCTCAGACAG AATTTAGCTGCTGTCCTGGTGAGGTTCATCCGTACGGGAGCGAAATGCCGCCTGCTGAGAGTTTGTCTGCGCACCCTTCGGATCCTCTCCAGGGACAAAAAGGTGCTGGACCCCTTGGTGACCGACAACGCTCTCCTAACTGTGGCCAAGCTGGCGGGGCTGACCACCAGCGACGCCGCCGAAGAGCCCGCTGACCTCGACTCTGAATTTTACGATGACATCATCGCCTCCCTGGCCGAGGCCAAAGTGTTGCACAACATTGTGGAAGACGAAGGCGAAGTTGACGTCGACGACCACGACGAGGAGACTTCTGCGGTCGACGAGGACGCCAAGAGTGACATTAGCAATACCAACAGCGGGGACCTGGACGGCAGCGGCGGGTACGGGAGCCACAGGGCCAGCATCAACGACATGTACAGGGGCGCGATCCACCACAAGGTCCtgcagcgagggaggagggaccgcagggagagcaggatggacgtggaggaggaggaggaggagggggagctgGGAGACGAGGCGCAGAGGAAGGAGGCCATGAAGGTGCTGTGTAACGTGGTGTACAACAGCTCCTGGGCGCAGGAGAGGTTCAGCGCTCTCAG GCTCATGTGCGGTCTGACAGAGCGTCTGTCCTGCAGTGccagctgcctgtctccctccagCGGACAGTTTTATGAACTTCGCCTCATGTTCCTCATCACCGCTCTACGGCCAGAGCTGCGCGTTCAGCTTCAGCAG gagggaggagtgtcCATCCTCACAGCAGCTCTGGAGTCTTGCCTGGAGGTGCAGTGGAAGGACCAGTATGAGGTGGCGCTGGACCCGGCAGCGCCCCCTATCTCCCTGGAAGCCTCTCAGCGCACTATAGAGATCCTCAAAATCCTCTTCAACATCACCTACAGCGCTCACAGGCAGGAGCCAAATGAG GATGATGCAGCTCTCTACCGGCACCTAGTGGCGATCCTGCGTCCCTGCCTGATGAGGCAATGCCTGTTGGTGGACGACACTGATGAACTGCAGGG cCACACGGTCAACCTGCTGTCGGCGCTGCCTCTCCAGTGTCTGGACGTGCTGCTGTCCGTCCCCGTGGAGCCTGGCTCCCAGCAGTCCCAGGGGGTCAACATGGACTGTGTCAACACCCTGCTGCTGTTCATGGAGAGACGCCTGGACTCG GGTGATAAGATGAAAGAGAAGCTGACCCCAGTCCTCAATCTGCTGACGGAGAGCTGCCGGGCGCATCGGGAAACACGCCAGTTCATCAGGAAACAT ATCCTGCCCCCGCTGAGAGACGTGTCCCTGAGGCCAGAGGAAGGCTCCACAGTGAAGAGCCGTCTGATCCGCCTCATGACCCACTTCGACACCGACCTCAAACACTGCGCCGCCGACCTCATCTTTGTCCTCTGCAAGGAAAACG TGAGCCGTTTCGTCAAGTACACGGGTTACGGTAACGCGGCGGGCCTGCTGGCCACCAGGGGCCTGCTGGGCGGCTCCAGCTCCGGGGCGCAGTACTCCAGCGACTCGGACTCCGACACCGAGGAGTACCGGCAGGTCAAAGGTCTCGTCAACCCGGTGACGGGGCGGGTGGAGGCAGAGCAGCACGACCCCATGGAGGGCatgacggaggaggagaaggaagaggaggcccAGAGGCTGATCATGCTCTTCAACAAGCTCTCCAG AGACGACATCATCCAGCCCATGACAGTGGATGCAGAGGGGAAGCTGGTTCCCATGACCGGACTGAGGGACACGTCCCTCGCTGAGGAAGGGGAGTCTGGAGCCGAGAGTGACGCAGCGGCAGAAGAAGGAGAGCTGGATTGA
- the LOC139918084 gene encoding chaperone Ric-8A isoform X2 produces the protein MDLDVEGIIHCIRQGNDKGVQAQLQEFNKEYAQCFFFDAEERDRRKQKELEEFRKNKVREYADSDSDCDEYCQDRGLILRQNLAAVLVRFIRTGAKCRLLRVCLRTLRILSRDKKVLDPLVTDNALLTVAKLAGLTTSDAAEEPADLDSEFYDDIIASLAEAKVLHNIVEDEGEVDVDDHDEETSAVDEDAKSDISNTNSGDLDGSGGYGSHRASINDMYRGAIHHKVLQRGRRDRRESRMDVEEEEEEGELGDEAQRKEAMKVLCNVVYNSSWAQERFSALRLMCGLTERLSCSASCLSPSSGQFYELRLMFLITALRPELRVQLQQEGGVSILTAALESCLEVQWKDQYEVALDPAAPPISLEASQRTIEILKILFNITYSAHRQEPNEDDAALYRHLVAILRPCLMRQCLLVDDTDELQGHTVNLLSALPLQCLDVLLSVPVEPGSQQSQGVNMDCVNTLLLFMERRLDSGDKMKEKLTPVLNLLTESCRAHRETRQFIRKHILPPLRDVSLRPEEGSTVKSRLIRLMTHFDTDLKHCAADLIFVLCKENVSRFVKYTGYGNAAGLLATRGLLGGSSSGAQYSSDSDSDTEEYRQVKGLVNPVTGRVEAEQHDPMEGMTEEEKEEEAQRLIMLFNKLSRDDIIQPMTVDAEGKLVPMTGLRDTSLAEEGESGAESDAAAEEGELD, from the exons ATGGACTTGGACGTGGAGGGGATTATCCACTGCATCAGGCAGGGGAATGACAAAGGTGTTCAGGCACAGCTACAGGAGTTCAACAAAGag TACGCCCAATGCTTCTTCTTTGATGCAGAGGAGAGGGACCGAAGGAAA CAAAAAGAGCTAGAAGAG TTCAGGAAGAATAAAGTGAGGGAGTACGCCGATTCAGACTCCGACTGTGATGAGTACTGCCAGGATCGTGGCCTCATCCTCAGACAG AATTTAGCTGCTGTCCTGGTGAGGTTCATCCGTACGGGAGCGAAATGCCGCCTGCTGAGAGTTTGTCTGCGCACCCTTCGGATCCTCTCCAGGGACAAAAAGGTGCTGGACCCCTTGGTGACCGACAACGCTCTCCTAACTGTGGCCAAGCTGGCGGGGCTGACCACCAGCGACGCCGCCGAAGAGCCCGCTGACCTCGACTCTGAATTTTACGATGACATCATCGCCTCCCTGGCCGAGGCCAAAGTGTTGCACAACATTGTGGAAGACGAAGGCGAAGTTGACGTCGACGACCACGACGAGGAGACTTCTGCGGTCGACGAGGACGCCAAGAGTGACATTAGCAATACCAACAGCGGGGACCTGGACGGCAGCGGCGGGTACGGGAGCCACAGGGCCAGCATCAACGACATGTACAGGGGCGCGATCCACCACAAGGTCCtgcagcgagggaggagggaccgcagggagagcaggatggacgtggaggaggaggaggaggagggggagctgGGAGACGAGGCGCAGAGGAAGGAGGCCATGAAGGTGCTGTGTAACGTGGTGTACAACAGCTCCTGGGCGCAGGAGAGGTTCAGCGCTCTCAG GCTCATGTGCGGTCTGACAGAGCGTCTGTCCTGCAGTGccagctgcctgtctccctccagCGGACAGTTTTATGAACTTCGCCTCATGTTCCTCATCACCGCTCTACGGCCAGAGCTGCGCGTTCAGCTTCAGCAG gagggaggagtgtcCATCCTCACAGCAGCTCTGGAGTCTTGCCTGGAGGTGCAGTGGAAGGACCAGTATGAGGTGGCGCTGGACCCGGCAGCGCCCCCTATCTCCCTGGAAGCCTCTCAGCGCACTATAGAGATCCTCAAAATCCTCTTCAACATCACCTACAGCGCTCACAGGCAGGAGCCAAATGAG GATGATGCAGCTCTCTACCGGCACCTAGTGGCGATCCTGCGTCCCTGCCTGATGAGGCAATGCCTGTTGGTGGACGACACTGATGAACTGCAGGG cCACACGGTCAACCTGCTGTCGGCGCTGCCTCTCCAGTGTCTGGACGTGCTGCTGTCCGTCCCCGTGGAGCCTGGCTCCCAGCAGTCCCAGGGGGTCAACATGGACTGTGTCAACACCCTGCTGCTGTTCATGGAGAGACGCCTGGACTCG GGTGATAAGATGAAAGAGAAGCTGACCCCAGTCCTCAATCTGCTGACGGAGAGCTGCCGGGCGCATCGGGAAACACGCCAGTTCATCAGGAAACAT ATCCTGCCCCCGCTGAGAGACGTGTCCCTGAGGCCAGAGGAAGGCTCCACAGTGAAGAGCCGTCTGATCCGCCTCATGACCCACTTCGACACCGACCTCAAACACTGCGCCGCCGACCTCATCTTTGTCCTCTGCAAGGAAAACG TGAGCCGTTTCGTCAAGTACACGGGTTACGGTAACGCGGCGGGCCTGCTGGCCACCAGGGGCCTGCTGGGCGGCTCCAGCTCCGGGGCGCAGTACTCCAGCGACTCGGACTCCGACACCGAGGAGTACCGGCAGGTCAAAGGTCTCGTCAACCCGGTGACGGGGCGGGTGGAGGCAGAGCAGCACGACCCCATGGAGGGCatgacggaggaggagaaggaagaggaggcccAGAGGCTGATCATGCTCTTCAACAAGCTCTCCAG AGACGACATCATCCAGCCCATGACAGTGGATGCAGAGGGGAAGCTGGTTCCCATGACCGGACTGAGGGACACGTCCCTCGCTGAGGAAGGGGAGTCTGGAGCCGAGAGTGACGCAGCGGCAGAAGAAGGAGAGCTGGATTGA